One part of the Desulfonema ishimotonii genome encodes these proteins:
- a CDS encoding NifB/NifX family molybdenum-iron cluster-binding protein, whose protein sequence is MKIALPVWGERISPVLDTAATLLIITSDNGKPEVRSEIKPDTDTDGICRRWAFVRDSDIDVLICGAVSRSLSQMLRAAGIEVISGIAGLTEEVLSAYHRGDLMQPGYLMPGCSAGGQERRRGGLGAGGFCVCPLCEHRLTHVRGIPCNEVRCPACGVHMLRER, encoded by the coding sequence GTGAAAATCGCATTACCGGTCTGGGGGGAACGGATTTCGCCGGTCCTGGATACGGCAGCAACCCTGCTGATCATCACATCCGATAACGGGAAACCGGAAGTCCGTTCTGAAATAAAACCGGATACAGATACAGATGGTATCTGCCGCCGCTGGGCGTTTGTCCGGGATTCGGATATTGACGTGCTGATCTGCGGGGCGGTGTCCCGTTCTCTGTCCCAAATGCTGAGAGCCGCGGGTATTGAGGTGATTTCAGGCATCGCCGGTCTGACGGAGGAGGTACTCTCCGCGTATCACAGGGGCGATCTGATGCAGCCCGGATACCTCATGCCCGGATGCAGCGCAGGCGGTCAGGAAAGACGGCGGGGCGGGCTGGGGGCCGGCGGATTCTGTGTCTGTCCGCTCTGTGAACACAGGCTGACCCATGTCCGGGGAATTCCCTGTAACGAGGTCCGATGCCCGGCCTGCGGCGTCCACATGCTCAGAGAACGATAA
- the hutI gene encoding imidazolonepropionase translates to MRKLFRNANIFTPADPGRPLAGRAQGAIQVFERGAMRVRNGRIEKIGPEADVLDGLSPADVAMETDCGGACLIPGFVDPHTHMCFAERREAEFSLRLAGTPYLEILKQGGGILSSVRATRAASEADLYETTRRHVLSALRLGTTTVEIKSGYGLDTETELKMLRVIARVGRETPSDVVPTFLGAHAVPEAFRDNPDAFADLVIEEMLPAVSAQGIARFCDVFCEEGVFSVAQTRRILAAALKSGLGIKLHADEVHDLGGAGLAAELKAISADHLLAAGDAHIAAMAAAGVVANLLPGTAYSLRKPFARARKMIESGLPVALATDCNPGSSYTESMPFIFGLAVMNMEMTPSEALTAATLNAAYAVGMAGKTGSLDVGKQADFLLLDGESPAILAYHAGVSPVSAVYKHGERII, encoded by the coding sequence ATGAGGAAACTCTTCAGGAATGCGAATATTTTCACGCCCGCTGACCCCGGCAGACCGCTGGCCGGTAGGGCACAGGGCGCGATTCAGGTCTTTGAAAGGGGCGCAATGCGGGTCCGAAACGGTCGGATTGAAAAGATCGGCCCCGAAGCGGACGTGCTGGACGGACTTTCCCCTGCGGATGTGGCGATGGAGACGGATTGCGGCGGGGCCTGCCTGATTCCCGGATTCGTGGACCCGCACACTCACATGTGTTTTGCCGAACGGCGCGAGGCGGAATTTTCCCTGCGCCTGGCCGGAACGCCCTATCTGGAAATTCTGAAACAGGGCGGCGGGATTCTCTCCTCCGTCCGGGCCACGCGGGCGGCCTCGGAAGCGGACCTGTACGAGACGACCCGTCGCCACGTTCTCTCAGCCCTGCGCCTGGGGACGACCACGGTGGAGATCAAAAGCGGCTATGGGCTGGATACGGAGACCGAGCTGAAGATGCTCCGGGTCATTGCGCGGGTGGGGCGGGAAACGCCCTCGGATGTGGTCCCGACCTTTCTGGGGGCCCACGCGGTCCCGGAAGCGTTCCGTGACAATCCCGACGCATTTGCGGATCTGGTGATCGAAGAGATGCTCCCTGCCGTATCGGCCCAGGGGATTGCCCGTTTCTGCGATGTTTTTTGCGAGGAAGGCGTGTTTTCCGTGGCACAGACCCGCCGGATTCTGGCGGCGGCCCTTAAAAGCGGGCTGGGGATAAAGCTTCACGCGGACGAGGTTCACGATCTGGGCGGGGCCGGGCTGGCGGCCGAGCTGAAGGCCATATCCGCAGATCACCTGCTGGCGGCCGGGGATGCCCATATCGCGGCAATGGCGGCGGCGGGGGTGGTGGCAAACCTGCTGCCGGGCACGGCCTACAGCCTCCGCAAGCCCTTTGCCAGGGCGCGGAAAATGATCGAATCCGGCCTGCCGGTGGCCCTGGCAACCGACTGCAACCCCGGGTCCAGCTATACCGAATCCATGCCGTTCATTTTCGGACTGGCGGTGATGAATATGGAGATGACCCCGTCCGAAGCCCTGACCGCCGCCACGCTCAATGCGGCCTATGCGGTTGGGATGGCCGGAAAGACCGGCAGTCTGGATGTGGGCAAACAGGCGGATTTTCTTTTGCTGGACGGTGAATCTCCGGCCATTCTGGCATATCATGCGGGCGTTTCCCCCGTGAGCGCCGTCTACAAGCACGGCGAACGGATAATATAA
- a CDS encoding TetR/AcrR family transcriptional regulator, with amino-acid sequence MGIRERKERERERRRQQIIVAAKRVFSEKGFNKATMEDIAKEAELSPGTLYLYFKNKDELYASLSLRILQYLIIRLEHVNGNAELDSNQKIDALNEAMFDVYEFDPLIIINMFHLQSSETLKNLSDELLAEIEELSRKSLGAISNIFQEGIDDGVFVDKHPIALADIYWSLFSGVILWESSKKIINREKDYLKETLRIAFDVFSRGLKKNN; translated from the coding sequence ATGGGTATCAGAGAAAGAAAAGAACGAGAGAGAGAGAGAAGAAGGCAACAGATTATCGTTGCGGCCAAACGGGTATTTTCTGAAAAAGGGTTCAATAAGGCAACAATGGAGGATATTGCCAAGGAGGCGGAACTCAGCCCCGGCACATTGTATCTCTATTTCAAAAACAAGGACGAGCTGTACGCATCGCTTTCGCTCCGCATCCTTCAGTACCTGATCATACGGCTTGAACATGTAAACGGAAACGCGGAACTGGATTCCAACCAGAAGATCGACGCACTGAACGAAGCAATGTTTGATGTGTATGAATTTGATCCGCTTATTATTATCAACATGTTCCACCTGCAATCAAGCGAAACCTTGAAAAATCTGTCGGACGAGCTGCTTGCAGAAATTGAGGAATTATCCCGGAAATCTCTGGGCGCCATCTCCAACATTTTTCAGGAAGGCATTGATGACGGCGTTTTTGTGGACAAGCATCCGATCGCGCTGGCTGATATTTACTGGTCCCTGTTTTCCGGGGTCATTCTCTGGGAATCGAGCAAAAAAATTATCAACAGGGAAAAAGACTATCTGAAAGAGACGTTACGGATCGCGTTTGATGTTTTTTCACGGGGGCTGAAAAAGAACAACTGA
- a CDS encoding RNA-guided endonuclease InsQ/TnpB family protein, whose protein sequence is MDFVIRRSYKYRVYPAKAQISNPENQFSMCRHLYNRSLAERTDAYEKDGTIITYDQQQNSLPELKKERPWYKGVYSQVLQDVLRRPDKGYQAFFRRTKAGGKPGFPKFRKRGQWNSITYPQYRKRPDSVITVPKIGRVRLVYHRELPEDATVKTLTITREAGKWFACFSAEFPFTAEPDWQSQRSDQRNINPAKKYSKQIK, encoded by the coding sequence ATGGATTTCGTCATACGCCGTTCCTATAAATACAGGGTCTATCCCGCAAAGGCTCAGATTTCCAATCCGGAGAACCAGTTCTCCATGTGCCGTCATCTGTACAACCGGAGCCTTGCGGAACGGACTGATGCGTATGAAAAAGACGGAACAATAATCACCTATGATCAGCAGCAGAACAGCCTGCCGGAGCTGAAAAAAGAGCGGCCCTGGTACAAAGGCGTGTATTCCCAGGTTCTTCAGGATGTTCTGAGAAGACCGGACAAAGGTTATCAGGCGTTTTTTCGCAGAACGAAGGCGGGCGGGAAACCCGGATTCCCGAAATTCAGAAAGCGGGGACAATGGAACAGCATCACCTATCCTCAGTACCGGAAACGCCCGGACTCCGTTATCACCGTTCCGAAAATCGGCAGGGTGAGACTTGTATATCATCGGGAACTCCCGGAAGACGCAACCGTGAAGACGCTGACAATCACGAGGGAGGCCGGTAAGTGGTTTGCCTGTTTCTCGGCAGAATTTCCGTTCACTGCCGAGCCTGATTGGCAAAGTCAGAGAAGCGATCAGAGAAATATTAACCCGGCAAAAAAATACTCGAAACAAATTAAATAA
- a CDS encoding TIGR02117 family protein, with amino-acid sequence MNPFRSHRIHTVFIIWACVLYGCASPITDLYPPEKDAAGNQTLFVVSHGWHTGLVINRAAASSHLEHLRGVFENAKYIEIGWGDEGFYRAEKITAGLVLRAIFWPTKTVLHIVAVPIPPEEYFPGSKVVELTLSEKGFEKMVRYINSSFAPDGSLNPVSLGPGLYGDSLFFRAKGQYVAFNTCNNWTAHAIRASGFPISPFYALTAGNVMYQVTHGNATRTLRVP; translated from the coding sequence ATGAACCCGTTCAGATCTCACCGGATTCATACCGTTTTCATCATCTGGGCCTGCGTGTTGTATGGCTGTGCATCCCCGATAACGGATTTGTATCCCCCGGAAAAAGATGCTGCCGGGAATCAGACGCTGTTTGTGGTCAGCCACGGCTGGCACACAGGGCTGGTGATCAACAGGGCTGCGGCATCCTCACACCTTGAACATCTTCGGGGCGTTTTTGAAAACGCAAAGTATATTGAGATCGGGTGGGGGGATGAGGGGTTCTACCGTGCGGAAAAAATCACAGCAGGCCTTGTGCTCAGAGCCATTTTCTGGCCCACAAAGACCGTGCTTCACATTGTGGCGGTTCCCATTCCGCCGGAAGAATATTTCCCCGGCAGCAAAGTGGTCGAACTGACGCTTTCGGAAAAGGGGTTTGAAAAGATGGTCCGGTATATCAACAGCAGTTTCGCCCCTGACGGGTCTCTGAACCCCGTTTCTCTCGGTCCGGGGCTTTACGGCGACAGCCTCTTTTTTCGGGCCAAAGGGCAGTATGTTGCGTTCAACACCTGTAACAACTGGACCGCACATGCGATCCGGGCATCGGGATTTCCCATCTCGCCGTTTTACGCCCTCACCGCCGGAAATGTGATGTATCAGGTCACGCACGGGAATGCCACCCGAACGCTCCGTGTCCCATGA
- a CDS encoding ATP-binding protein, whose protein sequence is MIISIASGKGGTGKTTVATNLALSLGENVQLLDCDVEEPNAHLFIQPTFESTETVTTPVPQVDMEKCSLCGKCDEICQFRSIVVVGTTVLAFPELCHSCGGCMAVCPEKAITEIGRELGVIQKGWRGSLEFVHGKSRVGEAMSPPLIEKVREHISPEKLNIIDAPPGTSCPVIAAMRDTDFVLLVTEPTPFGLNDLKLAVGAVKILGIPCGLIINRSDLGDDRVKTYAEETGLPILMEIPFDRRIAEVYSRGEMLVDAIPGMREKFVELYDRITALTGGAGR, encoded by the coding sequence ATGATTATCAGTATTGCCAGCGGAAAAGGGGGCACGGGAAAGACAACCGTGGCGACCAATCTGGCCCTGTCCCTCGGTGAAAATGTTCAGCTGCTGGATTGTGATGTGGAGGAGCCGAACGCCCACCTCTTCATTCAGCCGACATTTGAAAGCACCGAAACGGTGACCACGCCGGTGCCCCAGGTTGATATGGAAAAATGTTCCCTGTGCGGGAAATGTGACGAAATCTGCCAGTTCAGGTCCATCGTGGTGGTGGGCACAACCGTGCTGGCCTTCCCGGAACTGTGTCACAGTTGCGGCGGGTGCATGGCGGTCTGCCCGGAAAAGGCCATTACCGAAATCGGCAGGGAACTGGGCGTTATCCAGAAAGGCTGGCGCGGCAGCCTGGAATTCGTCCACGGAAAGTCACGGGTGGGGGAGGCCATGTCGCCGCCCCTGATCGAGAAGGTGCGCGAACACATCTCACCTGAAAAGCTCAACATCATTGACGCACCCCCCGGCACCTCCTGTCCGGTCATCGCCGCCATGAGGGACACAGACTTTGTCCTCCTGGTGACGGAACCCACGCCGTTCGGCCTCAACGACCTGAAACTGGCGGTGGGAGCGGTGAAAATTCTGGGCATTCCCTGCGGCCTGATTATCAACCGTTCGGATCTGGGAGACGACCGGGTAAAAACATACGCGGAAGAGACCGGCCTGCCAATCCTTATGGAAATCCCCTTTGACCGCCGCATTGCCGAGGTCTATTCACGGGGGGAGATGCTGGTGGATGCCATCCCCGGAATGCGGGAGAAATTTGTGGAACTGTATGACCGGATAACGGCGCTGACCGGGGGAGCGGGGAGGTAA
- a CDS encoding sigma-54 interaction domain-containing protein yields the protein MMKENMEEKTRIILDCVADGVFTVNLDWKVTTFNRAAERITGIPAREAIGRHCWEVFKASICEQRCALRQAITTGKPAINQALFIVNAAGERIPVSISAAVLKDGSGEVIGGVETFRDLSVVEQLRKALSARHSFHDIISKNREMQRLFGMMELVAEGDTTVLIGGESGTGKELFARAIHALSPRKNSPMITVNCGALPDTLLESELFGYKAGAFTDARRDKPGRLALAGGGTLFLDEIGDLSPLLQVKLLRVLQEKTYDPLGGVRSEKADVRIVAATNRDLEGLVDQGKFRKDLYYRINVVRLSLPPLRERKEDVPLLADHFIRKFNCLGSREIHGLSPEALSALMACEFPGNVRELENIIEYATVVCREQYIRIEHLPPHLKPAACPAAPSPAQVHDGAMPTLQNVEKDFIFNMLRQNNWNRTRTAARLGIHPSTLWRKIRQLRLEIPKDGRFKA from the coding sequence ATGATGAAAGAAAATATGGAAGAAAAGACCCGGATTATCCTGGACTGTGTCGCAGATGGCGTCTTCACGGTAAATCTGGACTGGAAAGTGACCACCTTTAACCGGGCGGCAGAGCGGATTACCGGCATTCCGGCCCGTGAGGCCATTGGCCGACACTGCTGGGAGGTCTTTAAGGCGAGCATTTGCGAACAGCGCTGTGCTCTGCGCCAGGCCATCACGACCGGGAAACCGGCCATAAACCAGGCCCTGTTTATTGTTAATGCGGCAGGGGAGCGTATTCCGGTCAGCATTTCCGCCGCTGTTTTAAAGGATGGCTCCGGCGAGGTCATCGGCGGCGTCGAGACGTTCCGGGATCTGAGCGTGGTGGAACAACTGCGCAAGGCGCTCTCGGCCCGCCATTCGTTTCACGATATCATCAGCAAGAACCGGGAGATGCAGCGCCTGTTCGGGATGATGGAACTGGTTGCCGAGGGGGATACCACCGTGCTGATCGGGGGGGAAAGCGGCACGGGCAAGGAGCTGTTTGCGCGGGCCATCCACGCCCTCAGCCCCCGCAAAAACAGCCCCATGATCACCGTCAACTGCGGGGCGCTCCCGGATACACTGCTGGAATCCGAGCTTTTCGGATACAAGGCCGGGGCCTTTACGGATGCGCGCCGGGACAAGCCGGGCAGACTGGCCCTTGCCGGGGGCGGCACGCTTTTTCTGGATGAGATCGGCGATCTCTCCCCCCTGCTCCAGGTCAAGCTCCTCCGGGTGCTTCAGGAAAAGACCTATGATCCGCTGGGCGGCGTCCGGTCTGAAAAGGCCGATGTGCGCATCGTGGCCGCCACCAACAGGGATCTGGAGGGGCTGGTAGATCAGGGGAAATTCCGGAAGGATCTCTACTATCGGATCAACGTGGTGCGTCTCTCCCTGCCGCCGCTGCGGGAGCGTAAGGAGGATGTGCCGCTGCTGGCCGATCATTTTATCCGCAAATTCAACTGTCTCGGCAGCCGTGAAATCCACGGCCTTTCACCGGAGGCCCTGTCGGCGCTCATGGCCTGCGAGTTTCCGGGAAACGTCCGTGAACTGGAAAATATCATCGAATATGCGACCGTGGTATGCCGGGAGCAGTACATCCGCATTGAACATCTGCCCCCGCATCTGAAACCGGCCGCCTGTCCGGCGGCTCCGTCCCCGGCCCAGGTTCATGACGGGGCGATGCCGACCCTTCAGAATGTGGAAAAGGATTTCATTTTCAACATGCTGCGGCAGAACAACTGGAACCGGACCCGGACCGCCGCCCGGCTGGGGATTCATCCCAGCACCCTTTGGCGCAAGATCCGGCAGCTCCGGCTTGAAATCCCGAAAGACGGGCGGTTTAAGGCCTGA
- a CDS encoding RNA-guided endonuclease InsQ/TnpB family protein translates to MKAVRKCHYRIKCRRSDFLHKTANDLLEKSGLIFYEDLRIADMMRRPRPKQDENGKYLPNNASAKAGLNKSLSDAGWGKFLAILKYKSRRLGKKTLAVPPQYTSQTCSACGEIVKKSLSVRTHRCACGFVANRDLNAALNILRIGMDTLQAPT, encoded by the coding sequence CTGAAAGCGGTTCGGAAGTGCCATTACCGGATAAAGTGCCGGAGATCGGATTTTCTGCATAAGACAGCCAATGATCTTCTGGAAAAAAGCGGCCTGATCTTTTACGAAGATCTTCGGATCGCCGACATGATGCGAAGACCGAGGCCGAAACAGGATGAGAACGGGAAATATCTTCCGAACAATGCCTCAGCCAAAGCCGGACTGAATAAATCCCTGTCCGATGCGGGCTGGGGAAAATTCCTTGCCATCCTGAAATACAAGTCCCGGCGTCTCGGTAAAAAGACACTTGCCGTACCGCCGCAGTACACATCACAGACCTGTTCCGCCTGCGGTGAGATTGTGAAAAAATCCCTGTCTGTCCGTACTCACCGGTGTGCCTGCGGTTTTGTTGCCAACCGTGATCTCAATGCTGCTCTGAATATTCTGCGTATCGGGATGGATACGCTTCAGGCTCCGACCTGA
- a CDS encoding NifB/NifX family molybdenum-iron cluster-binding protein produces MKIAVSANGRDLDAAIDPRFGRCAWFIIVETGDMSFEAFANDSGSLGGGAGIQSAQFVASKGAVAVLTGNCGPNAVQTLNAAGIELFVNQSGTVKEAVQRHIKGLLNATTQPNVTDHHGMGDVAVSETSQAVSPAPGMASAGGQGGGMGGCGCGRGQGRGMGGGKGGGGRCRS; encoded by the coding sequence ATGAAGATAGCCGTCAGCGCTAACGGAAGAGATTTGGACGCAGCGATTGATCCGCGTTTTGGCCGGTGTGCCTGGTTTATTATTGTGGAAACCGGGGATATGTCTTTTGAGGCCTTTGCCAACGACAGCGGCTCTCTGGGCGGCGGAGCCGGTATCCAGTCGGCCCAGTTTGTGGCCTCCAAAGGGGCCGTGGCCGTCCTGACCGGAAACTGCGGACCCAATGCGGTCCAGACCCTCAACGCCGCCGGGATCGAGCTTTTCGTCAACCAGTCGGGCACCGTGAAAGAGGCCGTGCAGCGCCATATCAAAGGGCTTCTCAACGCCACCACACAGCCCAATGTCACTGACCATCACGGCATGGGAGACGTTGCCGTATCTGAAACGTCTCAGGCCGTTTCCCCGGCCCCCGGCATGGCATCCGCAGGCGGACAGGGGGGCGGTATGGGCGGCTGCGGGTGTGGCAGAGGCCAGGGCCGGGGCATGGGCGGCGGAAAGGGCGGTGGCGGACGCTGCCGGAGCTGA
- a CDS encoding ATP-binding protein translates to MKEIIIISGKGGTGKTSLVSAFSSLAENAVLCDADVDAADLHLIMSPRTGETHEFRSGHSAVINPEKCTQCGLCREMCRWNAISEDFEVDSIACEGCGVCWYFCPEKAIDFPENTCGEWFISDTRFGPMVHARLGIAEENSGKLVSLVRQKARELAEEKKLDMIITDGPPGVGCPVIASIGGADAVLIVTEPTVSGKHDMERVVQLAEHFRVPAMLCVNKFDLNAEIARDIEAFGREKGVECLGHIPFDPVFTRSMVQAQTVFEYAPDTDAARNVREIWNRVLTKLQD, encoded by the coding sequence ATGAAAGAGATAATCATCATCAGCGGCAAGGGCGGAACCGGAAAGACCAGCCTGGTGTCGGCCTTCTCGTCTCTGGCTGAGAATGCGGTGCTGTGCGACGCGGATGTGGATGCGGCCGACCTTCACCTGATCATGTCGCCCCGGACCGGGGAAACCCACGAGTTCAGATCCGGCCATTCGGCCGTGATCAACCCTGAGAAATGCACGCAGTGCGGCCTGTGCCGGGAGATGTGCCGGTGGAATGCCATCAGCGAAGACTTTGAGGTGGACAGCATCGCATGTGAGGGGTGCGGCGTGTGCTGGTATTTCTGCCCGGAAAAGGCCATCGACTTTCCTGAAAACACCTGTGGCGAGTGGTTTATTTCCGATACCCGCTTCGGGCCGATGGTTCACGCCCGTCTGGGCATTGCCGAGGAGAATTCCGGCAAGCTCGTGAGCCTGGTTCGCCAGAAGGCCAGGGAGCTTGCGGAAGAGAAGAAGCTGGATATGATCATCACAGACGGCCCTCCGGGGGTCGGATGCCCGGTGATCGCCTCCATCGGCGGGGCCGATGCGGTGCTGATCGTCACCGAACCGACCGTTTCGGGAAAACACGATATGGAGCGCGTGGTCCAGCTTGCCGAACACTTCAGGGTGCCGGCCATGCTCTGTGTCAACAAGTTTGATCTGAACGCGGAGATCGCCCGCGATATCGAGGCGTTCGGCAGGGAAAAAGGGGTCGAGTGTCTGGGCCACATTCCCTTTGATCCCGTGTTCACCCGGTCGATGGTGCAGGCGCAGACGGTTTTTGAATATGCGCCCGATACCGACGCGGCCCGGAACGTCCGGGAGATCTGGAACAGGGTTCTCACAAAGCTTCAGGATTAA
- a CDS encoding MFS transporter yields the protein MSTADHGFQTDKILTISAGHFVHDIFSGFLPVFLPLLIEKFELSMFLAGTFTVFFRLPSLFNPLLGILSDRVDLRYAAICAPGFTAVLMSILGIAPSYALVCVFLVAAGFSAAVFHVLGPVMIARASDSGFGRGMSFWMTSGELARTVGPLFAVWAISQLTFEGCYPVMALGIFASLFLFMILRKSRLALGRPQEGGLRAAWASLRGVMIPLTGVVISRSFMVASLAAFLPTYMVSSGKSLWIGGTAMAVMECAGTVGSFTGGTLSDRIGRRTILMSAIPASSLLMLGMLYGGNEFVFPALILLGFTLFSVSPVNMAIVQEHAAHCRGTANGLYMGINFLTTAAVTVLVGQLADMTNLKTAFTACAVLGLAGIPAIFFLPEPRKKGTTALEKQA from the coding sequence GTGTCTACAGCGGATCACGGTTTTCAGACCGATAAAATTCTGACCATCTCAGCAGGCCATTTTGTTCACGACATTTTCTCCGGTTTCCTTCCGGTCTTTCTGCCGCTTCTCATTGAAAAATTTGAGCTTTCCATGTTTCTGGCGGGAACATTCACGGTCTTTTTCCGCCTCCCCTCCCTGTTCAACCCCCTGCTCGGTATTCTTTCAGACCGCGTGGATCTCCGATACGCGGCCATCTGTGCGCCCGGCTTCACTGCCGTACTGATGAGCATTCTGGGGATTGCCCCCAGCTATGCACTCGTCTGCGTTTTCCTGGTGGCCGCCGGATTCAGCGCGGCGGTCTTCCACGTTCTGGGGCCGGTGATGATCGCCCGCGCCTCGGATTCCGGTTTCGGCAGGGGAATGAGCTTCTGGATGACATCCGGTGAACTGGCCCGGACCGTGGGGCCCCTGTTTGCCGTCTGGGCCATCTCACAACTGACCTTCGAGGGCTGCTACCCGGTCATGGCCCTGGGAATTTTCGCATCGCTCTTTCTGTTTATGATATTGCGGAAAAGCCGCCTGGCCCTGGGACGACCGCAGGAAGGCGGCCTCCGGGCAGCGTGGGCCAGCCTGCGGGGCGTGATGATCCCCCTGACAGGCGTCGTCATCTCCCGGAGCTTCATGGTGGCCAGTCTGGCCGCATTTTTGCCCACTTATATGGTTTCGTCCGGCAAAAGCCTGTGGATCGGGGGCACGGCAATGGCGGTCATGGAGTGTGCCGGAACCGTGGGCAGCTTTACGGGCGGCACCCTCAGCGACCGGATCGGCAGACGGACCATTCTGATGAGCGCCATCCCGGCCTCATCCCTGCTCATGCTCGGTATGCTTTACGGCGGAAACGAATTTGTCTTTCCGGCCCTGATTCTTCTGGGATTTACCCTTTTTTCCGTCTCCCCGGTCAACATGGCCATCGTACAGGAACACGCCGCGCACTGCCGGGGCACGGCCAACGGGCTTTACATGGGCATCAATTTTCTGACAACGGCCGCCGTGACCGTGCTGGTGGGCCAGCTGGCCGACATGACCAACCTGAAAACCGCCTTTACAGCCTGCGCGGTTCTCGGACTTGCGGGCATCCCGGCCATTTTCTTCCTGCCCGAACCCCGGAAAAAAGGGACCACAGCTCTTGAAAAACAGGCGTAA
- the ald gene encoding alanine dehydrogenase yields the protein MIAGILKEIKAEENRVAMTPAGVELMKQNGHTVLVEKAAGSGSGFEDEAYVQAGAEIVETAREIYDRSEMVMHVKEPLPAEYDLIRENQIVFTYLHLAAAEELTRALIRSNAVCIAYETIQKADGSLPLLTPMSEVAGRMAIQQGAKYLEMSQGGHGVLLGGVPGVDPGNVVVIGGGIVGTNAAKMACGLGAKVYVLDINLDRLRYLSDIMPSNCYPLMSGPATIRDLIQRADVIVGAVLIPGTKAPRLITRDMLKYIRQGTIMVDVAIDQGGCFETSRPTTHTDPIYTVDGVVHYCVANMPGAVARTSTLALTNATLPYAVEIASKGWKNAMLENKEIRPGANIINGKVTYKGVSDAFGLEYTAVDDLL from the coding sequence ATGATCGCAGGCATTTTAAAAGAAATCAAAGCTGAGGAAAACCGTGTTGCAATGACGCCGGCCGGCGTGGAACTGATGAAGCAGAACGGCCACACCGTTCTGGTCGAGAAGGCCGCCGGAAGCGGCAGCGGTTTCGAGGATGAGGCATATGTTCAGGCCGGTGCGGAGATTGTGGAGACAGCCAGGGAGATATATGACCGCTCTGAGATGGTCATGCACGTCAAAGAGCCGCTGCCTGCGGAATATGACCTGATCCGTGAAAATCAGATTGTGTTCACCTATCTTCACCTGGCGGCCGCAGAGGAACTGACCCGGGCGCTGATCAGAAGCAACGCCGTCTGCATTGCCTACGAGACGATCCAGAAAGCGGACGGCTCCCTGCCGCTGCTGACCCCCATGAGCGAGGTTGCCGGCCGCATGGCCATCCAGCAGGGCGCGAAGTATCTGGAAATGTCCCAGGGCGGCCACGGCGTACTGCTGGGCGGCGTTCCGGGCGTTGATCCGGGCAACGTGGTGGTGATCGGCGGCGGTATCGTGGGCACCAATGCGGCCAAAATGGCCTGCGGTCTGGGGGCCAAAGTCTACGTCCTGGATATAAACCTGGACCGGCTGCGCTACCTGAGCGACATCATGCCCAGCAACTGCTACCCGCTGATGTCCGGCCCGGCCACCATCCGCGATCTGATTCAGCGGGCGGATGTGATTGTCGGTGCGGTTCTGATTCCGGGGACAAAAGCCCCCAGGCTTATTACACGCGACATGCTGAAATATATCAGACAAGGCACGATAATGGTGGACGTGGCCATTGACCAGGGCGGCTGCTTTGAGACCTCCAGGCCCACCACCCACACCGATCCGATTTACACCGTGGACGGCGTGGTTCACTATTGCGTCGCCAACATGCCGGGCGCGGTTGCCCGAACCTCCACCCTGGCCCTGACCAACGCCACCCTTCCCTATGCGGTGGAGATTGCCAGCAAAGGCTGGAAAAATGCCATGCTGGAAAATAAGGAAATCAGGCCGGGTGCCAATATCATCAACGGCAAAGTGACCTATAAGGGCGTTTCCGATGCCTTCGGTCTGGAATACACCGCTGTTGACGATCTGCTTTAA